The Drosophila teissieri strain GT53w chromosome X, Prin_Dtei_1.1, whole genome shotgun sequence genome has a segment encoding these proteins:
- the LOC122625013 gene encoding atypical kinase COQ8B, mitochondrial, producing the protein MSRSAQEVAALLRGLRILVEACGREHLAHGRHLWSNSSIRELIAENVAHTQQLVRHSSQNPVEELKKLQQSLQETGERGYVVAKGICSLLETKIQMSRKESGISEPAQASAPRTSPPTAQKQASWDAANLDISSITLQEFEEILSRRNKDRSVSLRTPATKSSQTMPNKADASDPGIINQDTEYVNNVLRFVAGAKVEEQGADTQLKKKSDQPAIEVPELSKVAKQRKVPSSRIGRMASFGGLFAGLGIGTLNELTKGALGLGGSTSMREALLSPANAERIVDTLCKVRGAALKIGQILSIQDSSVVSPQLAKAFERVRQAADYMPDWQVERVMNTQLGADWRQRLRSFEDKPFAAASIGQVHRATLSDGTDVAIKIQYPGVAQSIESDIDNLVGMLKVWDVFPQGFFIDNVVRVAKRELQWEVDYDREAEYTEKFREMISPYPEYYVPRVVRDLTTSSVLTTELVPGVPLDKCFDLSYEHRAHIAASVLKLCLRELFEIECMQTDPNWSNFLYDAPSRRLMLIDFGSTRFYRHEFIRNYRQVIMSAAANNRQGVLEMSREMGFLTGYETKQMEEAHVDAVMILGEIFRYDGDFDFGKQNTTERLAALVPTMVAHRLCPPPEEIYSIHRKLSGIFLLCARLNVRMNCVPFYKDIVLGKFKD; encoded by the exons ATGTCGCGATCCGCACAAGAAGTTGCGGCACTGCTGCGGGGACTGCGGATTTTGGTGGAGGCGTGTGGGCGCGAGCATCTCGCCCACGGTCGTCATCTTTGGAGCAATTCGAGCATACGTGAGCTAATCGCCGAGAATGTCGCGCACACACAGCAGCTGGTGAGGCATTCCAGTCAAAATCCCGTCGAGGAGCTGAAAAAACTGCAGCAATCCCTTCAAGAAACCGGCGAACGGGGCTACGTGGTGGCCAAAGGCATTTGCTCGCTGCTGGAGACCAAAATACAAATGTCCCGCAAGGAATCTGGCATCTCCGAACCTGCACAAGCCTCCGCACCAAGAACATCCCCACCGACGGCACAAAAACAAGCGAGTTGGGACGCCGCCAACTTGGATATATCCTCGATAACGCTGCAGGAGTTCGAGGAGATACTCTCGCGCAGGAACAAAGATCGAAGTGTTAGCTTGCGCACCCCAGCAACCAAGAGCAGCCAGACCATGCCTAATAAAGCAGATGCAAGCGATCCGGGAATCATTAACCAGGACACGGAGTATGTGAACAATGTTCTGCGCTTCGTGGCGGGCGCCAAGGTggaggagcagggagcagaTACGCAGCTAAAGAAGAAGTCCGACCAGCCGGCCATAGAAGTGCCCGAACTGAGCAAGGTGGCCAAACAGCGCAAGGTTCCCTCCTCGCGGATCGGCAGAATGGCCTCCTTTGGTGGCTTGTTCGCCGGCCTGGGCATTGGAACACTCAACGAGCTGACCAAGGGTGCGCTCGGCCTGGGCGGATCGACCAGCATGCGAGAGGCCCTGCTCAGTCCCGCCAACGCCGAACGCATCGTGGACACGCTGTGCAAAGTGAGAGGAGCTGCATTGAAGATCGGACAAATCCTGAGCATACAAGATTCCAGCGTGGTGTCGCCGCAGCTGGCCAAGGCATTCGAGAGGGTGCGTCAGGCGGCGGATTATATGCCCGATTGGCAGGTGGAACGCGTGATGAACACCCAATTGGGAGCCGATTGGCGCCAGCGGTTACGAAGTTTCGAGGACAAACCCTTTGCGGCCGCCTCCATTGGCCAGGTGCACCGGGCCACTCTGAGCGATGGCACGGATGTGGCCATTAAGATCCAATATCCCGGTGTCGCCCAGAGCATCGAGAGCGACATTGACAATCTGGTGGGCATGCTCAAGGTGTGGGATGTCTTCCCCCAGGGTTTCTTCATCGACAATGTGGTGCGCGTGGCCAAGCGCGAGTTGCAATGGGAGGTGGACTACGATCGCGAGGCGGAGTACACGGAGAAGTTCCGCGAGATGATCTCGCCCTATCCGGAGTACTATGTGCCGCGCGTGGTGCGCGACTTGACCACGTCCAGTGTTCTGACCACCGAACTGGTGCCGGGTGTGCCGCTCGACAAGTGTTTCGATTTGAG CTACGAGCATCGTGCCCACATAGCCGCATCCGTGCTGAAGCTCTGTCTGCGGGAGCTGTTCGAGATTGAGTGCATGCAAACGGATCCGAATTGGTCCAACTTTCTGTACGATGCGCCCAGTCGCCGGCTAATGCTGATCGACTTTGGTTCGACGCGCTTCTACCGCCACGAATTCATCCGGAACTATCGCCAGGTGATCATGAGCGCTGCTGCCAACAATCGGCAGGGCGTTCTGGAGATGTCCCGCGAAATGGGCTTCCTCACCGGCTACGAGACCAAGCAAATGGAGGAGGCGCACGTGGATGCGGTGATGATACTGGGCGAGATCTTCCGCTACGACGGTGATTTTGATTTCGGAAAGCAGAACACCACCGAACGATTGGCCGCCCTGGTGCCCACAATGGTGGCGCATCGATTGTGTCCACCGCCCGAGGAGATTTACTCCATTCATCGCAAGCTCTCGGGCATTTTCCTGCTGTGCGCGAGACTGAATGTGCGCATGAATTGCGTCCCCTTCTACAAGGACATCGTTCTGGGGAAGTTCAAGGACTAG
- the LOC122625014 gene encoding uncharacterized protein LOC122625014, whose product MNTHSMKRRKVEVFHHDCISHLNGSVSDGGDEELEEQSPEGIEEIPWLQMKREMGAMNRTLDEIQAHLAIDSQERASKVDGGRGQKEEVEEEATKGLEPEDSRWMIMHGSRDSTVRGLQWNNLRIRRQLEALVRCSELGRARISALDRLFQRQKKALLEGRQEHERVLSFHLTKQLEAGKCLQRYRYARDLYASWRELFKMGRHLKEAYKKILERTQTRLEYADIKRQAIEEMTVAHEMCLGSTRSLLARVRELELGLAPLGFTRPSVTSRKMGSLGATGAGHSEGKRAEEYPGKAVWVKAKTWQRRSYRTVMFSRGELLELPVVVPPVQKTWYGKMLHMLHNPPKIY is encoded by the coding sequence ATGAATACTCATAGCATGAAGAGGAGGAAGGTCGAGGTGTTCCACCATGATTGCATCTCGCATTTGAATGGATCTGTGTCCGATGGGGGGGATGAGGAGTTGGAGGAGCAGTCGCCGGAGGGAATCGAGGAGATACCCTGGCTGCAAATGAAGCGAGAGATGGGCGCCATGAATCGAACGCTGGACGAGATACAGGCCCACTTGGCCATCGATTCCCAGGAGCGGGCATCGAAAGTGGATGGTGGCAGGGGGCagaaggaggaggtggaggaggaggcgacCAAGGGTCTGGAACCGGAGGACTCGCGCTGGATGATCATGCATGGTAGCAGGGATTCGACCGTGCGTGGCCTGCAATGGAATAACCTACGCATTCGCAGGCAACTGGAGGCTCTAGTTCGCTGCTCGGAGCTGGGTAGAGCACGCATCTCGGCACTGGATCGTCTGTTCCAGCGGCAGAAGAAGGCCCTGCTCGAGGGTCGCCAGGAGCACGAGCGCGTCCTCTCCTTCCACCTGACCAAGCAACTGGAGGCGGGCAAGTGCCTGCAGCGCTATCGCTACGCCCGCGACTTGTACGCCAGCTGGCGGGAGCTCTTCAAGATGGGTCGCCATCTGAAGGAGGCATACAAGAAGATACTCGAGCGCACCCAGACCCGCTTGGAGTATGCGGACATCAAGCGGCAGGCAATCGAGGAGATGACGGTGGCCCACGAGATGTGCTTGGGCTCGACGCGAAGTCTGCTCGCCCGCGTACGAGAATTGGAACTCGGCCTGGCACCACTGGGCTTCACCAGGCCATCGGTCACGTCCCGGAAGATGGGTAGTCTCGGTGCAACTGGCGCCGGTCACAGCGAGGGCAAACGCGCTGAGGAGTATCCCGGCAAAGCGGTCTGGGTGAAGGCCAAAACCTGGCAGCGTCGTTCCTACCGCACCGTCATGTTCTCCCGCGGCGAACTGCTCGAGCTGCCGGTGGTTGTGCCGCCCGTGCAGAAGACTTGGTACGGCAAAATGCTGCACATGCTGCACAATCCTCCCAAAATCTATTAG
- the LOC122624009 gene encoding FAD synthase isoform X2, with protein MNECRKNTNITANNNTILCDKTISKKHLFLEKRSMSSHTDDTKDSKASQDSPNPQELTPQDRLAIEERQNKAFAFFAETLQIYGVAELIFCFNGGKDCTVLLDLLMRFLRQQNISSGDIPMLYIKSGDSFAEIDDFVERCVRNYRVELVQYEGSLKEALTHMSADMPRIRAVFVGSRNTDPYCQHLAPMQPTDNDWPPMMRLNPLLEWSYHDVWHYIHMHSVPYCSLYDRGYTSIGNRSNTVPNPHLRRTDAQCACDTDTANTDSVCSCDPSGYRPAWELQDATMERAGRLPRK; from the exons ATGAACGAATGCCggaaaaacacaaacatcaCAGCGAACAACAACACCATTCTATGCGACAAAACCATCAGCAAAAAGCATTTGTTTCTGGAGAAGAGGAGCATGTCGAGCCACACGGATGACACCAAGGACTCCAAGGCATCGCAGGATTCGCCAAATCCACAGGAGCTAACGCCCCAGGATCGACTGGCGATTGAGGAGAGGCAAAATAAGGCATTCGCCTTCTTCGCCGAAACGCTGCAAATCTACGGCGTGGCGGAGTTAATCTTCTGTTTCAACGGCGGCAAGGATTGCACCGTGCTGCTCGATCTCCTCATGCGTTTCCTGCGCCAGCAGAACATCTCCAGCGGTGACATTCCCATGCTGTACATCAAATCCGGCGATTCCTTTGCGGAAATCGATGATTTCGTCGAGCGCTGCGTACGCAACTATCGCGTGGAGCTGGTCCAGTACGAGGGCTCGCTCAAGGAGGCACTCACCCACATGTCCGCGGACATGCCGCGCATCCGGGCCGTCTTCGTGGGCAGCCGCAACACGGATCCCTACTGCCAGCACTTGGCGCCCATGCAG CCCACGGACAACGACTGGCCGCCGATGATGCGTCTGAATCCCCTGCTGGAGTGGAGCTACCACGACGTCTGGCACTACATCCACATGCACTCGGTGCCCTACTGCAGTCTGTACGATCGCGGCTACACCTCGATCGGCAATCGTTCCAACACAGTTCCCAATCCGCATCTCAGACGCACCGATGCCCAGTGCGCATGTGATACCGATACAGCAAACACCGATAGCGTCTGCTCCTGCGATCCGAGTGGCTATCGACCCGCCTGGGAGCTGCAGGATGCCACCATGGAGCGCGCTGGTCGTCTGCCCAGGAAGTAG
- the LOC122624009 gene encoding FAD synthase isoform X1 codes for MSYWRVTSSFLLTRARPRLLQTLRPSSTMNECRKNTNITANNNTILCDKTISKKHLFLEKRSMSSHTDDTKDSKASQDSPNPQELTPQDRLAIEERQNKAFAFFAETLQIYGVAELIFCFNGGKDCTVLLDLLMRFLRQQNISSGDIPMLYIKSGDSFAEIDDFVERCVRNYRVELVQYEGSLKEALTHMSADMPRIRAVFVGSRNTDPYCQHLAPMQPTDNDWPPMMRLNPLLEWSYHDVWHYIHMHSVPYCSLYDRGYTSIGNRSNTVPNPHLRRTDAQCACDTDTANTDSVCSCDPSGYRPAWELQDATMERAGRLPRK; via the exons ATGAGCTATTGG CGTGTGACGTCATCGTTTCTGCTAACCAGGGCACGGCCACGCCTCCTACAAACACTACGCCCATCGAGCACCATGAACGAATGCCggaaaaacacaaacatcaCAGCGAACAACAACACCATTCTATGCGACAAAACCATCAGCAAAAAGCATTTGTTTCTGGAGAAGAGGAGCATGTCGAGCCACACGGATGACACCAAGGACTCCAAGGCATCGCAGGATTCGCCAAATCCACAGGAGCTAACGCCCCAGGATCGACTGGCGATTGAGGAGAGGCAAAATAAGGCATTCGCCTTCTTCGCCGAAACGCTGCAAATCTACGGCGTGGCGGAGTTAATCTTCTGTTTCAACGGCGGCAAGGATTGCACCGTGCTGCTCGATCTCCTCATGCGTTTCCTGCGCCAGCAGAACATCTCCAGCGGTGACATTCCCATGCTGTACATCAAATCCGGCGATTCCTTTGCGGAAATCGATGATTTCGTCGAGCGCTGCGTACGCAACTATCGCGTGGAGCTGGTCCAGTACGAGGGCTCGCTCAAGGAGGCACTCACCCACATGTCCGCGGACATGCCGCGCATCCGGGCCGTCTTCGTGGGCAGCCGCAACACGGATCCCTACTGCCAGCACTTGGCGCCCATGCAG CCCACGGACAACGACTGGCCGCCGATGATGCGTCTGAATCCCCTGCTGGAGTGGAGCTACCACGACGTCTGGCACTACATCCACATGCACTCGGTGCCCTACTGCAGTCTGTACGATCGCGGCTACACCTCGATCGGCAATCGTTCCAACACAGTTCCCAATCCGCATCTCAGACGCACCGATGCCCAGTGCGCATGTGATACCGATACAGCAAACACCGATAGCGTCTGCTCCTGCGATCCGAGTGGCTATCGACCCGCCTGGGAGCTGCAGGATGCCACCATGGAGCGCGCTGGTCGTCTGCCCAGGAAGTAG